The following are encoded together in the Trachemys scripta elegans isolate TJP31775 chromosome 7, CAS_Tse_1.0, whole genome shotgun sequence genome:
- the LOC117881063 gene encoding pulmonary surfactant-associated protein A-like, with amino-acid sequence MLSLQSLRILAAAVFFLVMCHAEEKCAGIPGIPGTPGANGLPGRDGRDGMKGDSGPPGPQGPPSGMPGLPGRDGLPGMKGPQGEKGNKGERGEPGPQGLPASVDPELQESLQVLNHRITRLEGVLTLEGKITEVGEKILATNGKEVNFETTLKACEHAGGSIATPRNKEENDAILDIVKQFNRYAYLGIRESDVPGEFQCLDGKPLNYTNWHAHEPNGKGGENCVEMYTDGGWNDKKCNQYRLTICEF; translated from the exons ATGCTGTCACTCCAGTCACTTCGCATACTTGCAGCAGCAGTTTTTTTTCTGGTGATGTGTCATGCTGAGGAGAAGTGTGCAGGAATTCCTGGAATCCCTGGCACCCCAGGAGCCAATGGATTGCCTGGAAGAGATGGCAGAGAtggtatgaaaggagactcaggcCCACCAG GTCCTCAGGGTCCACCCAGTGGCATGCCAGGTCTTCCCGGAAGAGATGGGCTTCCTGGGATGAAAGGGCCCCAGGGTGAAAAAGGCaacaagggggagagaggggagcctgGACCACAAG GCCTGCCTGCTTCTGTTGATCCTGAATTGCAAGAAAGCCTCCAGGTTTTAAACCATCGAATTACCAGACTGGAAGGAG TCCttactttggaaggaaaaataacaGAAGTGGGAGAAAAAATTCTCGCTACCAATGGGAAAGAAGTCAATTTTGAAACCACATTAAAAGCGTGCGAACATGCTGGTGGCTCCATCGCCACCCCCAGAAACAAGGAGGAGAATGATGCTATTTTGGATATTGTGAAACAGTTTAACAGATATGCTTATCTGGGTATAAGGGAGAGTGATGTTCCAGGTGAATTCCAGTGTCTGGATGGGAAACCTCTGAATTATACCAACTGGCATGCTCATGAGCCAAATGGCAAAGGAGGGGAAAATTGTGTGGAGATGTACACTGATGGAGGCTGGAATGACAAAAAATGCAACCAGTACCGCCTCACTATTTGTGAATTTTAA